One window from the genome of Gadus morhua chromosome 16, gadMor3.0, whole genome shotgun sequence encodes:
- the LOC115528963 gene encoding egl nine homolog 2, with amino-acid sequence MVACYPGDGTGYVCHVDNPNGDGRCITCIYYLNKDWDVQQHGGLLQIYPEGHNVVANIEPLFDRLLIFWSDRRNPHEVKPAYATRYAITVWYFDAKERTEAKEKHRLATGQKGLQVPVTQNRT; translated from the exons ATGGTGGCGTGTTACCCGGGCGACGGGACCGGGTACGTCTGCCACGTGGACAACCCCAACGGGGACGGCCGCTGCATCACCTGCATCTACTACCTCAACAAGGACTGGGACGTCCAG cagcacGGTGGCCTGCTCCAGATCTACCCTGAGGGCCACAACGTGGTGGCCAACATCGAGCCGCTGTTCGACCGGCTGCTCATCTTCTGGTCCGACCGCCGGAACCCCCACGAGGTCAAGCCCGCCTACGCCACtcg CTACGCCATCACGGTGTGGTACTTCGACGCCAAGGAGAGAACGGAGGCCAAGGAGAAGCATCGGCTCG CAACCGGACAGAAGGGCCTGCAGGTGCCTGTCACTCAAAACAGGACATGA